The following are encoded together in the Bactrocera neohumeralis isolate Rockhampton chromosome 6, APGP_CSIRO_Bneo_wtdbg2-racon-allhic-juicebox.fasta_v2, whole genome shotgun sequence genome:
- the LOC126761070 gene encoding proton-coupled amino acid transporter-like protein pathetic isoform X2, with protein MRDTKITEVTLEQRYKIQPRKDVEQALASPDFDPFAERKVAHPTTDNETLTHLLKASLGTGILSMPIAFMYSGIVLGIFATIFTAFICTHCSYVLVKCAHKLYYKSRRTEMSFAEVAEVAFLNGPKWARGFAPVAKFSILFGLFLTYFGTCSVYTVIVAKNFEQVMEHWLGYQISLRLLISALLIPLILLSWIPNLKYLAPVSMVANFFMGVGLGITFYYLVIDLPPVTTREFANVSTIPAFFAITIFAMEAIGVVMPLENNMEKPRHFLGICGVLSQGMSGVTLIYMALGFLGYLRYGTATEESITLNLPVHEWPAQAVKVLIALAVYCTFGLQFYVCLEIVWDGIKDKCKKRPILVNYVLRTVLVTAAVVLAVSVPTIAPFMGLIGAFCFSILGLIFPVFIELITHWDTGFGAYNWILWKNVIIGFCGVAALIFGSMSAIQDIIKVYSSDPNASVNIQEAINNITTTRL; from the exons ATGCGTGATACAAAAATAACAGAAGTGACGCTCGAACAAAG ATATAAAATCCAGCCACGGAAAGATGTCGAACAGGCGCTGGCGTCACCCGATTTCGATCCGTTCGCCGAACGCAAAGTGGCACATCCAACCAC TGATAATGAGACACTCACGCATTTGCTGAAGGCCTCACTGGGTACTGGCATTCTCTCCATGCCGATCGCCTTCATGTACTCAGGCATTGTGCTTGGCATCTTCGCCACCATCTTCACAGCTTTCATCTGTACACACTGCAGTTATGTGCTG GTGAAATGCGCCCACAAACTCTACTACAAGTCGCGTCGCACGGAGATGAGCTTCGCCGAAGTTGCTGAAGTGGCATTTTTGAATGGGCCAAAATGGGCACGTGGTTTTGCGCCAGTTGCCAAATTTTCCATACTGTTCGGACTGTTTTTGACCTACTTCGGCACCTGTTCGGTGTATACCGTTATTGTGGCGAAGAATTTCGAACAG GTCATGGAACATTGGTTGGGCTATCAAATTTCACTGCGCCTGCTCATCTCCGCACTACTCATACCGCTAATTCTACTCTCGTGGATACCGAATCTCAAATACCTCGCACCCGTCTCGATGGTAGCCAATTTTTTTATGGGCGTCGGCTTGGGTATTACATTCTACTATCTCGTCATTGACTTGCCACCGGTAACAACACGCGAATTCGCCAATGTCTCCACCATACCGGCTTTCTTCGCCATCACCATATTCGCCATGGAGGCAATCGGTGTGGTTATGCCGCTGGAGAATAACATGGAGAAACCACGTCACTTCCTCGGCATTTGCGGCGTGTTGAGTCAGGGCATGTCTGGTGTGACTTTGATCTATATGGCGCTCGGTTTTCTCGGCTATCTGCGCTACGGCACAGCAACAGAGGAGAGCATTACGCTGAATCTGCCGGTGCATGAGTG GCCCGCGCAAGCTGTCAAGGTGTTGATCGCTTTGGCTGTGTACTGTACATTCGGTCTGCAATTCTACGTGTGTCTCGAAATTGTCTGGGATGGTATCAAGGATAAGTGCAAAAAGCGTCCAATATTGGTGAATTATGTTTTGAG AACCGTTCTCGTCACTGCCGCCGTTGTATTGGCCGTTTCCGTGCCCACCATAGCGCCGTTTATGGGTCTCATTGGTGCCTTCTGCTTCTCCATACTTGGTCTCATATTCCCC GTTTTTATCGAGCTCATCACCCATTGGGACACCGGTTTCGGTGCCTACAACTGGATTCTATGGAAAAATGTCATCATTGGTTTCTGTGGTGTGGCAGCGCTCATTTTCGGCTCCATGAGCGCCATCCAAGACATTATCAAAGTGTACTCGAGCGATCCCAATGCTAGTGTTAATATACAAGAGGCCATCAACAACATTACAACAACCAGGCTTTAA
- the LOC126761070 gene encoding proton-coupled amino acid transporter-like protein pathetic isoform X1, whose amino-acid sequence MVNIADSGGKHAPQEMEQFLPGDGTNNKYKIQPRKDVEQALASPDFDPFAERKVAHPTTDNETLTHLLKASLGTGILSMPIAFMYSGIVLGIFATIFTAFICTHCSYVLVKCAHKLYYKSRRTEMSFAEVAEVAFLNGPKWARGFAPVAKFSILFGLFLTYFGTCSVYTVIVAKNFEQVMEHWLGYQISLRLLISALLIPLILLSWIPNLKYLAPVSMVANFFMGVGLGITFYYLVIDLPPVTTREFANVSTIPAFFAITIFAMEAIGVVMPLENNMEKPRHFLGICGVLSQGMSGVTLIYMALGFLGYLRYGTATEESITLNLPVHEWPAQAVKVLIALAVYCTFGLQFYVCLEIVWDGIKDKCKKRPILVNYVLRTVLVTAAVVLAVSVPTIAPFMGLIGAFCFSILGLIFPVFIELITHWDTGFGAYNWILWKNVIIGFCGVAALIFGSMSAIQDIIKVYSSDPNASVNIQEAINNITTTRL is encoded by the exons ATATAAAATCCAGCCACGGAAAGATGTCGAACAGGCGCTGGCGTCACCCGATTTCGATCCGTTCGCCGAACGCAAAGTGGCACATCCAACCAC TGATAATGAGACACTCACGCATTTGCTGAAGGCCTCACTGGGTACTGGCATTCTCTCCATGCCGATCGCCTTCATGTACTCAGGCATTGTGCTTGGCATCTTCGCCACCATCTTCACAGCTTTCATCTGTACACACTGCAGTTATGTGCTG GTGAAATGCGCCCACAAACTCTACTACAAGTCGCGTCGCACGGAGATGAGCTTCGCCGAAGTTGCTGAAGTGGCATTTTTGAATGGGCCAAAATGGGCACGTGGTTTTGCGCCAGTTGCCAAATTTTCCATACTGTTCGGACTGTTTTTGACCTACTTCGGCACCTGTTCGGTGTATACCGTTATTGTGGCGAAGAATTTCGAACAG GTCATGGAACATTGGTTGGGCTATCAAATTTCACTGCGCCTGCTCATCTCCGCACTACTCATACCGCTAATTCTACTCTCGTGGATACCGAATCTCAAATACCTCGCACCCGTCTCGATGGTAGCCAATTTTTTTATGGGCGTCGGCTTGGGTATTACATTCTACTATCTCGTCATTGACTTGCCACCGGTAACAACACGCGAATTCGCCAATGTCTCCACCATACCGGCTTTCTTCGCCATCACCATATTCGCCATGGAGGCAATCGGTGTGGTTATGCCGCTGGAGAATAACATGGAGAAACCACGTCACTTCCTCGGCATTTGCGGCGTGTTGAGTCAGGGCATGTCTGGTGTGACTTTGATCTATATGGCGCTCGGTTTTCTCGGCTATCTGCGCTACGGCACAGCAACAGAGGAGAGCATTACGCTGAATCTGCCGGTGCATGAGTG GCCCGCGCAAGCTGTCAAGGTGTTGATCGCTTTGGCTGTGTACTGTACATTCGGTCTGCAATTCTACGTGTGTCTCGAAATTGTCTGGGATGGTATCAAGGATAAGTGCAAAAAGCGTCCAATATTGGTGAATTATGTTTTGAG AACCGTTCTCGTCACTGCCGCCGTTGTATTGGCCGTTTCCGTGCCCACCATAGCGCCGTTTATGGGTCTCATTGGTGCCTTCTGCTTCTCCATACTTGGTCTCATATTCCCC GTTTTTATCGAGCTCATCACCCATTGGGACACCGGTTTCGGTGCCTACAACTGGATTCTATGGAAAAATGTCATCATTGGTTTCTGTGGTGTGGCAGCGCTCATTTTCGGCTCCATGAGCGCCATCCAAGACATTATCAAAGTGTACTCGAGCGATCCCAATGCTAGTGTTAATATACAAGAGGCCATCAACAACATTACAACAACCAGGCTTTAA
- the LOC126761825 gene encoding ionotropic receptor 21a-like, with protein sequence MYFNILPYKKKHFSSNAGYYAIILEQVKENNAAWHIKKILEKMFSRNIIDVIIITPNTEAKGYAVYSFEVFSKEHCRVVKPTIVNRFINGHFNNAELFPNKLTNFHNCSLRVLSRNVPPFFAYHRDTKNGTLIMKGVEAKLLNALAEHLNFRIEPIISPAYECGDVYPNGTMTGPYYLLDQNQVDVLMGYFFYAAHRINFLEEGLSYFTTALVVIVKRHPPPPDLMWMLDPFQLNTWLALLLMIATVILFMCVLHLRYQYGNWLDIIGSIFGEPRAVLTRNYLVRFGITFWYVGFVFISSAYQAKLFVSYNRPSPGLPHTINDLQRNNYTFLVHSTMNLTYWLPDMRIPENRIKWLNSSDVSSIFEELLNSTGNVATLATIARMHYFERKRQIIGAFDQVPETVQLPEICAYFQHHSYLVKPFNKVIAMVRSSGLISRWYGNALTDSNGPLKIQRGGNPKSLDLEKFGIVFYLLFAA encoded by the exons CAACATTTTGCCGTACAAAAAGAAGCATTTCAGCAGCAACGCAGGCTACTATGCCATTATCTTAGAACAAGTCAAGGAAAATAATGCCGCCTGGCATATAAAGAAAATTCTAGAAAAAATGTTCTCACGCAACATTATCGATGTAATCATTATAACGCCGAACACCGAAGCCAAAGGCTATGCAGTGTACTCGTTCGAAGTATTCAGTAAAGAGCACTGCCGCGTTGTAAAGCCGACAATTGTAAATCGTTTTATAAATGGACACTTCAATAACGCCGAActctttccaaataaattgacAAACTTTCATAATTGCAGTCTACGTGTCTTATCGCGTAATGTGCCGCCATTTTTCGCTTACCATAGAGATACTAAAAATGGTACGCTAATAATGAAAGGTGTCGAGGCGAAACTATTGAACGCCCTTGCCGAGCATTTGAATTTTCGCATAGAACCGATTATAAGTCCTGCCTATGAATGCGGTGATGTTTATCCCAACGGTACAATGACGGGTCCTTACTATCTACTGGATCAAAACCAGGTTGACGTACTTATGGGTTACTTCTTTTATGCTGCACATCGCATTAACTTTTTGGAGGAGGGTCTATCGTATTTCACCACCGCTTTGGTTGTTATTGTTAAGCGACATCCACCACCGCCCGACCTCATGTGGATGCTGGATCCCTTCCAGTTGAATACTTGGCTAGCGCTGCTGCTGATGATTGCCACCgtcattttatttatgtgtgtcCTACACTTGCGTTATCAATACGGCAATTGGTTGGACATCATTGGCAGCATTTTCGGCGAACCTCGTGCAGTTTTAACCAGAAATTACTTGGTACGCTTCGGCATTACTTTCTGGTACGTCGGTTTTGTATTTATCAGCAGCGCATATCAAGCAAAATTGTTCGTTTCGTACAATCGGCCGTCACCAGGCTTGCCACACACCATAAACGATTTACAGCGcaataattatacatttttggtGCACAGCACAATGAATCTGACATATTGGCTGCCTGACATGCGTATACCCGAAAACCGCATAAAATGGCTTAATTCTTCAGATGTGAGTTCGATCTTTGAGGAGCTTTTGAATTCGACTGGCAATGTGGCAACACTGGCGACTATTGCGCGTATGCATTACTTTGAACGCAAGCGCCAGATAATTGGCGCTTTCGATCAGGTTCCCGAAACGGTTCAGCTACCGGAGATTTGTGCTTACTTTCAGCATCATTCGTATCTCGTAAAGCCCTTCAACAAAGTCATCGCGATGGTACGCAGTAGTGGCTTAATCTCACGTTGGTATGGCAATGCTCTTACGGATTCCAATGGACCGTTGAAAATACAGCGTGGCGGTAATCCTAAGAGTttggatttggaaaaatttggtaTTGTTTTCTATTTACTTTTCGCCG cataa